The following are encoded together in the Rhinopithecus roxellana isolate Shanxi Qingling chromosome 5, ASM756505v1, whole genome shotgun sequence genome:
- the DUOX2 gene encoding dual oxidase 2, producing MLRARPGTLMLLGALLTGPLDPAGNQDALSLPWEVQRYDGWFNNLRHHERGAVGCRLQRRVPANYADGVYQALQEPQLPNPRRLSDAATRGIAGLPSLRNRTVLGVFFGYHLLSDVVSVETPGCPAEFLNIRIPPGDPVFDPDQRGDVVLPFQRSRWDPKTGRSPSNPRDLTNQVTGWLDGSAIYGSSHSWSDALRSFSGGQLASGPDPAFPRDSQKPLLMWAAPDPANGQSGPRGLYAFGAERGNREPFLQALGLLWFRYHNRCAQRLARQHPDWGDEELFQHARKRVIATYQNIAMYEWLPSFLQKTPPEYTGYHPFLDPSISPEFVVASEQFFSTMVPPGVYMRNASCHFRKVLNKGFQSSQALRVCNNYWIRENPNLNSTQEVNELLLGMASQISELEDRIVVEDLRDYWPGPGKFSRTDYVASSIQRGRDMGLPSYSQALLAFGLDIPRNWSDLNPNVDPQVLEATAALYNQDLSQLELLPGGLLESHGDPGPLFSAIVLDQFVRLRDGDRYWFENTRNGLFSKKEIEEIRNTTLRDVLVAVINVDPSALQPNVFVWHRGAPCPQPKQLTTNGLPPCAPLTVLDFFEGSSPGFAITIIALCCLPLVSLLLSGVVAYFRGRERKELQKKGKESVKKEAAKDGVPAMEWPGPKESSSPIIIQLLPDRCLQVLNRRLTVLRVVQLQPLQQVNLILSSNRGCCTLLLKIPKEYDLVLLFSSEEERGAFVQQLRDFCVRWALGLHVAEMSEKELFRKAVTKRQRERILEIFFRHLFAQVLDINQADAGTLPLDSCQKVREALTCELSRAEFAESLGLKPQDTFVESMFSLADKDGNGYLSFREFLDILVVFMKGSPEDKSRLMFTMYDLDENGFLSKDEFFTMMRSFIEISNNCLSKAQLAEVVESMFRESGFQDKEELTWEDFHFMLRDHDSELRFTQLCVKGGGGSGIRDIFKQNISCRVSFITRTPGEGSHPQGLGPPASGAPELGGPGLKKRFGKKAAVPVPRLYTEALQEKTQRGLLAQKLQQYKRFVENYRRHIVCVAIFSAISVGVFADRAYYYGFASPPSGIAQTTLVGIILSRGTAASVSFMFSYILLTMCRNLITFLRETFLNRYVPFDAAVDFHRWIAMAAVVLAILHSAGHVVNVYIFSVSPLSLLACIFPNVFVNDGSKLPQKFYWWFFQTVPGMTGVLLLLVLAIMYVFASHHFRRRSFRGFWLTHHLYILLYALLIIHGSYALIQLPTFHIYFLVPAIIYGGDKLVSLSRKKVEISVVKAELLPSGVTYLQFQRPQGFEYKSGQWVRIACLALGTTEYHPFTLTSAPHEDTLSLHIRAVGPWTTRLREIYSAPRGSGCAGYPKLYLDGPFGEGHQEWHKFEVSVLVGGGIGVTPFASILKDLVFKSSLGSQMLCKKIYFIWVTRTQRQFEWLADIIREVEENDHQDLVSVHIYITQLAEKFDLRTTMLYICERHFQKVLNRSLFTGLRSITHFGRPPFEPFFNSLQEVHPQVRKIGVFSCGPPGMTKNVEKACQLVNRQDRAHFMHHYENF from the exons ATGCTCCGTGCAAGACCAGGGACACTGATGCTCCTAGGAGCTCTTCTGACTGGACCCCTGGATCCAGCGGGCAA TCAGGACGCACTCTCACTGCCCTGGGAAGTGCAGCGCTATGACGGCTGGTTTAACAACCTGAGGCACCACGAGCGTGGCGCTGTTG GCTGCCGGTTGCAGCGCCGAGTACCAGCCAATTACGCCGACGGTGTGTATCAGGCTCTGCAGGAGCCGCAGCTGCCCAACCCGCGCCGGCTCAGCGATGCAGCCACGCGCGGCATAGCTGGGCTGCCGTCGCTCCGCAACCGCACCGTACTGGGGGTGTTCTTTG GCTACCATCTTCTTTCCGACGTGGTGAGCGTGGAAACGCCCGGCTGCCCCGCCGAGTTCCTCAACATCCGCATCCCGCCCGGAGACCCCGTGTTCGACCCGGACCAGCGCGGGGACGTGGTGCTGCCCTTCCAGAGGAGCCGCTGGGACCCCAAGACCGGACGGAGCCCCAGCAACCCCCGAGACCTG ACCAATCAGGTGACGGGCTGGCTGGACGGCAGCGCCATCTATGGCTCCTCGCATTCCTGGAGCGACGCGCTGCGGAGCTTCTCCGGGGGACAGTTGGCGTCGGGGCCCGACCCCGCCTTCCCCCGAGACTCGCAGAAGCCCCTGCTCATGTGGGCGGCGCCTGACCCCGCCAACGGGCAGAGCGGGCCCCGGGGGCTGTACG CCTTCGGGGCGGAGCGAGGGAACCGGGAGCCCTTCCTGCAGGCGCTGGGCCTGCTCTGGTTCCGCTATCACAACCGGTGCGCGCAGAGGCTGGCACGCCAGCACCCAGACTGGGGGGACGAGGAGCTGTTCCAGCACGCGCGCAAGAGGGTCATCGCCACCTACCAG AACATCGCTATGTATGAGTGGCTGCCCAGCTTCCTGCAGAAAACACCCCCGGAGTATACAG GATACCATCCTTTCCTAGACCCCAGCATCTCCCCGGAATTTGTGGTGGCCTCTGAGCAGTTCTTCTCTACCATGGTGCCCCCTGGTGTCTACATGAG AAATGCCAGCTGTCATTTCCGGAAGGTCCTGAACAAGGGTTTTCAAAGCTCCCAAGCTCTCAGGGTCTGCAACAACTACTGGATTCGGGAG AACCCCAATCTGAACAGTACCCAGGAGGTGAATGAGCTGCTGCTGGGAATGGCCTCCCAGATTTCGGAGCTGGAGGACAGGATAGTGGTTGAAGATCTGAGGG ATTACTGGCCTGGCCCTGGCAAATTCTCCCGTACAGACTATGTGGCCAGCAGCATCCAGCGTGGCCGAGATATGGGGCTGCCCAGCTATAGCCAGGCCCTGCTGGCCTTTGGGCTGGACATCCCAAGGAACTGGAGTGATCTCAACCCTAATGTGGATCCCCAG GTGCTGGAGGCCACAGCTGCCCTGTACAATCAGGACCTATCCCAGCTAGAGCTGCTCCCTGGGGGGCTCCTGGAGAGCCATGGGGACCCTGGACCCCTGTTCAGCGCCATTGTCCTCGACCAGTTTGTACGGCTGCGGGATGGTGACCGCTACTGGTTTGAGAACACCAGGAATGG GCTGTTCTCCAAGAAGGAGATTGAAGAAATCCGAAATACCACCCTGCGGGACGTGCTGGTCGCTGTTATCAATGTTGACCCCAGTGCTCTGCAGCCCAATGTTTTTGTCTGGCATAGAG GTGCACCCTGCCCTCAGCCTAAGCAGCTCACAACCAACGGCCTGCCCCCGTGTGCACCCCTGACGGTGCTTGACTTCTTTGAGGGCAGCAGCCCTGGTTTTGCCATCACCATCATTGCTCTCTGCTGCCTTCCCTTAG TGAGTCTGCTTCTCTCTGGAGTGGTGGCCTATTTCCGGGGCCGAGAACGCAAGGAGCTacaaaagaaaggcaaagagagCGTGAAGAAGGAAGCAGCCAAAGATGGAGTGCCAG CTATGGAGTGGCCAGGCCCCAAGGAGAGCAGCAGTCCCATCATCATCCAGCTGCTGCCAGACAGGTGTCTGCAGGTCCTGAACAGGCGTCTCACTGTGCTCCGtgtggtccagctgcagcctctgCAGCAGGTCAACCTCATCCTGTCCAGCAACCGAGGATGCTGCACCCTGCTGCTCAAGATCCCCAAGGAGTATGACCTG GTGCTGCTGTTTAGTTCTGAAGAGGAACGGGGCGCCTTTGTGCAGCAACTACGGGACTTCTGTGTACGCTGGGCTCTGGGCCTCCATGTGGCTGAGATGAGTGAGAAGGAGCTATTTAGGAAGGCTGTGACGAAACGGCAGCGGGAACGCATCCTGGAGATCTTCTTCAGACACCTTTTTGCTCAG GTGCTGGACATCAACCAGGCCGACGCAGGGACCTTGCCCCTGGACTCCTGCCAGAAGGTGCGGGAGGCCCTGACCTGCGAGCTGAGCAGGGCCGAGTTTGCCGAGTCCCTGGGCCTCAAGCCCCAGGACACGTTTGTGGAGTCGATGTTCTCTCTGGCTGACAAGGATGGCAATGGCTACCTGTCCTTCCGAGAGTTCCTGGATATCCTGGTGGTCTTCATGAAAG GCTCCCCAGAGGATAAGTCCCGTCTGATGTTTACCATGTATGACCTGGATGAGAATGGCTTCCTCTCCAAGGACGAATTCTTCACCATGATGCG GTCTTTCATCGAGATCTCCAACAACTGCCTGTCCAAGGCCCAGCTGGCCGAGGTGGTGGAGTCCATGTTCCGGGAGTCGGGATTCCAGGACAAGGAGgagctgacatgggaggattttCACTTCATGCTGCGGGACCATGACAGCGAGCTCCGCTTCACGCAGCTCTGTGTCAAAGGTGGAGGTGGAAGTG GTATTAGAGATATCTTTAAACAAAACATCAGCTGTCGAGTCTCATTCATCACTCGGACACCTGGGGAGGG ctCCCACCCCCAGGGACTGGGGCCCCCTGCCTCAGGAGCCCCAGAGCTGGGAGGCCCTGGACTGAAGAAGAGGTTTGGCAAAAA GGCAGCGGTGCCTGTTCCCCGGCTGTACACAGAGGCGCTGCAAGAGAAGACACAGCGAGGCCTCCTAGCCCAAAAGCTGCAGCAGTACAAGCGCTTCGTGGAGAACTACCGGAGGCACATCGTGTGTGTCGCAATCTTCTCAGCCATCAGTGTTGGCGTGTTTGCAGATCGTGCTTACT ACTATGGCTTTGCCTCGCCACCCTCGGGCATTGCACAGACCACCCTCGTGGGCATCATCCTGTCACGGGGCACGGCGGCCAGCGTCTCCTTCATGTTCTCCTATATCCTGCTCACCATGTGCCGCAACCTCATCACCTTCCTGCGAGAGACTTTCCTCAACCGCTACGTGCCCTTCGACGCCGCGGTGGACTTCCACCGCTGGATCGCCATGGCTGCTGTTGTCCTGGCTA TTTTGCACAGTGCTGGCCACGTGGTCAATGTCTACATCTTCTCAGTCAGCCCCCTCAGCCTGCTGGCCTGCATATTCCCCAACGTCTTTGTGAATGATGG GTCCAAGCTTCCCCAGAAGTTCTATTGGTGGTTCTTCCAGACCGTCCCAG GTATGACAGGGGTGCTTCTGCTCCTGGTCCTGGCCATCATGTATGTCTTTGCCTCCCACCACTTCCGCCGCCGCAGCTTCCGGGGCTTCTGGCTGACCCACCACCTCTACATCCTGCTCTATGCCCTG CTCATCATCCACGGCAGCTATGCTCTGATCCAGCTGCCCACTTTCCACATCTACTTCCTGGTCCCGGCAATCATCTATGGGGGTGACAAGCTGGTGAGCCTGAGCCGGAAGAAGGTAGAGATCAGCGTGGTGAAGGCGGAGCTGCTGCCCTCAG GAGTGACCTACCTGCAATTCCAGAGGCCCCAGGGCTTTGAGTACAAGTCAGGGCAGTGGGTGCGGATTGCTTGCCTGGCTCTGGGGACCACTGAGTACCACCCCTTCACCCTGACCTCTGCGCCCCATGAGGACACGCTCAGCCTGCACATCCGGGCGGTGGGGCCCTGGACCACTCGCCTCAGGGAGATCTACTCAGCCCCGAGGGGCAGTGGCTGTGCTGGATACCCGAAG CTGTACCTTGATGGACCATTTGGAGAGGGCCATCAGGAGTGGCATAAATTTGAGGTGTCAGTGTTGGTGGGAGGGGGCATTGGGGTCACCCCTTTTGCCTCCATCCTCAAAGACCTGGTCTTCAAGTCATCCTTGGGCAGCCAAATGCTGTGTAAGAAG ATCTACTTTATCTGGGTGACGCGGACCCAGCGTCAGTTTGAGTGGCTGGCTGACATCATCCGAGAGGTGGAGGAGAATGACCACCAGGACCTGGTGTCTGTGCACATCTACATCACCCAGCTGGCTGAGAAGTTCGACCTCAGGACCACAATGCTG TACATCTGCGAGCGGCACTTCCAGAAGGTGCTGAACCGGAGTCTGTTCACGGGCCTGCGCTCCATCACCCACTTTGGCCGTCCCCCCTTCGAGCCCTTCTTCAACTCCCTGCAGGAGGTCCACCCACAG GTGCGCAAGATTGGGGTGTTCAGCTGTGGCCCTCCAGGAATGACCAAGAATGTAGAGAAGGCCTGTCAGCTCGTCAACAGGCAGGACCGAGCCCACTTCATGCACCACTATGAGAATTTCTGA
- the DUOXA2 gene encoding dual oxidase maturation factor 2 produces the protein MTLWNGVLPFYPQPRHAAGFSVLLLIVILVFLALAASFLLILPGIRGHSRWFWLVRVLLSLFIGAEIVAVHFSAEWFVGRVNTNTSYKAFSAARVTARVGLLVGLEGINITLTGTPVHQLNETIDYNEQFTWRLKENYAAEYANALEKGLPNPVLYLAEKFTPSSPCGLYHQYHLAGHYASATLWVAFCFWLLSNVLLSTPAPLYGGLALLTTGAFALFGIFALASISSVPLCPLRLGSAVLTAQYGAAFWVTLATGILCLFLGGAVVSLHYVRPSALRTLLDQSAKDCSQAKGGSPLILGNPLHEQAALPDLKFITTNL, from the exons ATGACCCTGTGGAACGGCGTACTGCCTTTTTACCCCCAGCCCCGGCATGCCGCAGGCTTCAGCGTTCTACTGCTCATCGTTATTCTAGTGTTTTTGGCTTTAGCAGCAAGCTTCCTGCTCATCCTGCCGGGGATCCGTGGCCACTCG CGCTGGTTTTGGTTGGTGAGAGTTCTTCTCAGTCTGTTCATAGGCGCAGAAATCGTGG CTGTGCACTTCAGTGCAGAATGGTTCGTGGGTAGAGTGAACACCAACACATCCTACAAAGCCTTCAGTGCAGCGCGCGTTACAGCCCGTGTCGGTCTGCTCGTGGGCCTGGAGGGCATTAATATTACACTCACAG GGACCCCAGTGCATCAGCTGAACGAGACCATTGACTACAACGAGCAGTTCACCTGGCGTCTGAAAGAGAATTACGCCGCTGAGTACGCGAACGCGCTGGAGAAGGGGCTGCCGAACCCAGTGCTCTACCTGGCGGAGAAGTTCACACCGAGTAGCCCTTGCGGCCTGTACCACCAGTACCACCTGGCGGGACACTACGCCTCGGCCACGCTGTG GGTGGCGTTCTGCTTCTGGCTCCTCTCCAACGTGCTGCTCTCCACGCCGGCCCCGCTCTACGGAGGCCTGGCACTGCTGACCACCGGTGCCTTCGCGCTCTTCGGGATCTTCGCCTTGGCCTCCATCTCCAGCGTGCCGCTCTGCCCGCTCCGCCTAGGCTCCGCCGTGCTCACCGCTCAGTACGGCGCCGCCTTCTGGGTCACGCTGGCAACCG GCATCCTGTGCCTCTTCCTCGGAGGGGCGGTGGTGAGTCTCCACTACGTTCGGCCCAGTGCTCTTCGCACCCTTCTGGACCAAAGCGCCAAGGACTGCAGCCAGGCGAAAGGGGGCTCACCTCTTATCCTCGGCAACCCACTGCACGAGCAGGCCGCGCTCCCGGACTTAAAATTCATCACCACTAACCTGTGA
- the DUOXA1 gene encoding dual oxidase maturation factor 1 isoform X1: protein MAALGHTFPFYAGPKPTFPMDATSATIIMIFLTALATFIVILPGIRGKTRLFWLLRVVTGLFIGAAILAVNFSSEWSVGQVSTNTSYKAFSSAWISADIGLQVGLGGVNITLRGTPVQQLNETINYNEEFTWRLGENYAEEYTKAMEKGLPDPVLYLAEKFTPRSPCGLYRQYHLAGHYASAMLWVAFLCWLLANVMLSMPVLVYGGYMLLATGIFQLLALLFFSMATSLTPPCPLHLGASVLHTHHGPAFWITLTTGLLCVLLGLAMVVAHRMQPHRLKAFFNQSVDEDPMLEWSPEEGGLLSPRYRSVADSPEPQDIPLSEASSTKAYCKEAHPEDPDCAL, encoded by the exons ATGGCTGCTTTGGGACACACGTTCCCCTTCTATGCTGGCCCCAAGCCAACCTTCCCAATGGACGCCACTTCGGCCACCATCATCATGATCTTTCTGACTGCACTGGCCACTTTCATCGTCATCCTGCCTGGCATTCGGGGAAAGACG AGGCTGTTCTGGCTGCTGCGGGTGGTGACCGGCTTATTCATCGGGGCTGCGATCCTGG CTGTGAATTTCAGTTCTGAGTGGTCTGTGGGCCAGGTCAGCACCAACACATCATACAAGGCCTTCAGTTCTGCGTGGATCAGCGCTGATATTGGGCTGCAGGTCGGGCTGGGTGGAGTCAACATCACGCTCAGAG GGACCCCTGTGCAGCAGCTGAATGAGACCATCAATTACAATGAGGAGTTCACCTGGCGCCTGGGCGAGAACTATGCTGAGGAGTATACAAAGGCTATGGAGAAGGGGCTGCCAGACCCTGTGCTGTACCTAGCCGAGAAGTTCACTCCAAGAAGCCCATGTGGCCTGTACCGCCAGTACCACCTGGCAGGGCACTATGCCTCGGCCATGCTGTG GGTGGCATTCCTCTGCTGGCTGCTGGCCAATGTGATGCTCTCCATGCCTGTGCTGGTATACGGTGGCTACATGCTATTGGCCACGGGCATCTTCCAGCTGTTGGCTCTGCTCTTCTTCTCCATGGCCACATCACTTACCCCGCCATGTCCCCTGCACCTGGGCGCTTCTGTGCTGCATACTCACCATGGGCCTGCCTTCTGGATCACATTGACCACAG GATTGCTGTGTGTGCTGCTGGGCCTGGCTATGGTGGTGGCCCACAGGATGCAGCCTCACAGGCTGAAGGCTTTCTTCAACCAGAGTGTGGATGAAGACCCCATGCTGGAGTGGAGTCCTGAGGAAGGTGGACTCCTGAGCCCCCGCTACCGGTCCGTGGCCGACAGTCCTGAGCCCCAGGACATTCCCCTATCAGAGGCTTCCTCCACCAAGGCATACTGTAAGGAGGCACACCCCGAAGATCCTGACTGTGCTCTGTAA
- the DUOXA1 gene encoding dual oxidase maturation factor 1 isoform X2: MAALGHTFPFYAGPKPTFPMDATSATIIMIFLTALATFIVILPGIRGKTRLFWLLRVVTGLFIGAAILGTPVQQLNETINYNEEFTWRLGENYAEEYTKAMEKGLPDPVLYLAEKFTPRSPCGLYRQYHLAGHYASAMLWVAFLCWLLANVMLSMPVLVYGGYMLLATGIFQLLALLFFSMATSLTPPCPLHLGASVLHTHHGPAFWITLTTGLLCVLLGLAMVVAHRMQPHRLKAFFNQSVDEDPMLEWSPEEGGLLSPRYRSVADSPEPQDIPLSEASSTKAYCKEAHPEDPDCAL; the protein is encoded by the exons ATGGCTGCTTTGGGACACACGTTCCCCTTCTATGCTGGCCCCAAGCCAACCTTCCCAATGGACGCCACTTCGGCCACCATCATCATGATCTTTCTGACTGCACTGGCCACTTTCATCGTCATCCTGCCTGGCATTCGGGGAAAGACG AGGCTGTTCTGGCTGCTGCGGGTGGTGACCGGCTTATTCATCGGGGCTGCGATCCTGG GGACCCCTGTGCAGCAGCTGAATGAGACCATCAATTACAATGAGGAGTTCACCTGGCGCCTGGGCGAGAACTATGCTGAGGAGTATACAAAGGCTATGGAGAAGGGGCTGCCAGACCCTGTGCTGTACCTAGCCGAGAAGTTCACTCCAAGAAGCCCATGTGGCCTGTACCGCCAGTACCACCTGGCAGGGCACTATGCCTCGGCCATGCTGTG GGTGGCATTCCTCTGCTGGCTGCTGGCCAATGTGATGCTCTCCATGCCTGTGCTGGTATACGGTGGCTACATGCTATTGGCCACGGGCATCTTCCAGCTGTTGGCTCTGCTCTTCTTCTCCATGGCCACATCACTTACCCCGCCATGTCCCCTGCACCTGGGCGCTTCTGTGCTGCATACTCACCATGGGCCTGCCTTCTGGATCACATTGACCACAG GATTGCTGTGTGTGCTGCTGGGCCTGGCTATGGTGGTGGCCCACAGGATGCAGCCTCACAGGCTGAAGGCTTTCTTCAACCAGAGTGTGGATGAAGACCCCATGCTGGAGTGGAGTCCTGAGGAAGGTGGACTCCTGAGCCCCCGCTACCGGTCCGTGGCCGACAGTCCTGAGCCCCAGGACATTCCCCTATCAGAGGCTTCCTCCACCAAGGCATACTGTAAGGAGGCACACCCCGAAGATCCTGACTGTGCTCTGTAA